One genomic segment of Erythrolamprus reginae isolate rEryReg1 chromosome 2, rEryReg1.hap1, whole genome shotgun sequence includes these proteins:
- the SCNN1A gene encoding amiloride-sensitive sodium channel subunit alpha, translating into MEEEKKEESEGLIEFFNSYQDLFQFFCNNTTIHGAIRLVCSKNNKMKTAFWTVLFFLTFGLLYWQFGIIYKDYFSFPVNLNLNLNSDRLTFPAVTLCTLNPYRYSAFRKEMEELDQMTRQTLLEMYKYNMSLEHKFSQKRISRSLYNHIQRYPLHRRKRDTRAMEDNNPQVDKNELSIGFTLCNENKTDCFQQMYSSGVDAIREWYSFHYMNILAKFPDTKALEESNFTSFIYACRFNEVTCNKANYTHFHHPIYGNCYTFNDNSSTLWMSSLPGINNGLSLVVRTEQNDFIPLLSTVTGARIMVHNQNEPAFMDEGGFNVRPGIETSISMRKETTQRLGGSYSDCTEDGSDVPVKNLFPSLYTEQVCIRSCFQTSMVERCGCGHYFYPLPRGAEYCNSAKHVAWGYCYYKLQAEFKANHLGCFTKCRKPCKVTEYQLSAGYSRWPSPVSESWVFHMLNRQNKYNVISKRDGIAKVNIFFNEWSYKSNGESPAFTVVTLLSQLGNQWSLWFGSSVLSVVELAELILDLLIVTSILVFRRLYSYQSSDLYTPSNSNNSVFHNVLSAHKTQEIPAETGIPALPSYNTVGTLDLHRVSFRRTQ; encoded by the exons atggaagaagaaaagaaagaagaaagtgaagGCCTCATTGAATTCTTCAATTCCTACCAGGACCTTTTCCAATTTTTTTGCAACAATACAACCATCCATGGTGCCATCCGGCTGGTTTGTTCTAAGAATAATAAGATGAAGACTGCCTTTTGGACAGttctttttttcctgacttttggCCTTTTGTATTGGCAGTTTGGAATCATTTATAAAGACTATTTCAGCTTTCCAGTCAACTTGAATTTGAACCTGAACTCTGATAGGCTTACTTTTCCTGCTGTCACACTATGTACTCTCAATCCTTATAG GTATAGTGCTTTTCGGAAAGAGATGGAAGAATTGGATCAAATGACCCGACAGACTCTTCTGGAGATGTACAAATACAATATGTCTTTGGAGCATAAATTCTCTCAGAAACGCATCTCTAGGAGCCTATACAATCATATCCAGCGCTACCCATTGCATCGACGGAAACGTGATACACGAGCCATGGAGGATAACAACCCTCAAGTGGACAAAAATGAATTAAGCATTGGTTTCACCCTG TGTAACGAAAACAAGACAGATTGTTTCCAGCAAATGTATTCTTCTGGTGTGGATGCTATACGGGAGTGGTACAGTTTTCATTACATGAACATTTTGGCAAAGTTCCCTGACACTAAAGCCCTAGAGGAATCCAACTTCACAAGCTTCATCTATGCTTGCCGATTCAACGAAGTGACATGTAACAAAGC GAACTATACACATTTTCATCACCCTATTTATGGGAACTGCTACACATTCAATGACAATAGCAGCACTTTGTGGATGTCCTCCTTGCCTGGGATCAACAATG GCCTTTCTCTTGTCGTCCGCACAGAGCAAAATGACTTTATCCCACTATTATCCACTGTGACAGGAGCCCGAATAATGGTCCACAATCAGAATGAACCCGCCTTCATGGACGAAGGGGGTTTTAATGTGCGTCCTGGCATAGAAACATCCATCAGTATGAGAAAG GAAACCACCCAGCGTCTTGGGGGAAGCTATAGTGACTGCACAGAAGATGGAAGCGATGTGCCAGTGAAGAACCTATTCCCATCCCTTTACACTGAGCAG GTCTGCATACGTTCCTGTTTCCAGACCAGTATGGTAGAACGGTGTGGCTGTGGCCATTACTTCTACCCTTTACCCCGTGGAGCAGAGTATTGCAACTCCGCTAAGCATGTAGCTTGGG GTTACTGCTATTATAAACTCCAAGCTGAATTTAAAGCAAATCACCTGGGCTGCTTCACTAAATGCCGGAAACCTTGCAA agTGACAGAATACCAGCTGTCAGCCGGATATTCACGATGGCCTTCACCTGTCTCTGAG TCCTGGGTGTTTCACATGCTGAACCGGCAGAATAAATACAATGTCATATCTAAGAG GGATGGAATTGCCAAAGTGAATATATTTTTCAACGAGTGGAGTTATAAAAGCAACGGAGAATCTCCAGCTTTCACG GTGGTAACATTGCTTTCCCAGCTAGGGAACCAGTGGAGTCTTTGGTTTGGTTCATCAGTCCTTTCTGTGGTGGAACTGGCTGAGTTGATTTTGGATTTGTTGATCGTCACAAGCATCCTGGTTTTCCGCCGGCTGTATTCATATCAGTCTTCAGACCTGTATACACCCAGCAACTCAAATAACTCTGTCTTCCACAATGTACTTTCGGCTCACAAAACTCAAGAAATACCTGCCGAGACTGGGATTCCTGCATTGCCGTCTTATAACACCGTAGGAACATTAGACTTACACAGAGTTTCCTTTAGGAGAACACAATAA